The nucleotide sequence TCTTCACGGTGTCCCCCATCTTGAAGGTGCCCGCGTCCGGCTGCTCCAGGCCGGTGATCAGCTTGAACAGCGTCGTCTTGCCCGCGCCGTTCGGCCCGATGATGCCTACGATGCCGCCGGGCGGCAGCGAGAACTCCAGCTTGTCGTAAAGCAGTTTGTCGCCGTAGGCCTTGGCCACTTGCTGCGCCTGCACGACCAGGTTGCCCAGGCGCGGCCCGGGCGGGATGATGATTTCGAATTTCTTCTCCTGCTCCGCCACGTCCTGCTTGAGCATGGCCTCGTAGGCGCTGATGCGCGCCTGCGATTTCGCCACCCGCGCCTTCGCGCTCTGCCGGATCCACTCCAGCTCGCGCGCCATCGCTTTCTGGCGCTTGCTCTCCGTGCGCTCGGCCACGCTCGCCATCGCCTGCTTCTGCTCCAGCCACGACGAATAGTTGCCCTTGAACGGCAGGCCGTGCCCGTGGTCCAGTTCGAGGATCCAGCCGGCGACGTTGTCGAGGAAGTAGCGGTCGTGCGTCACCGCGATCACGGTGCCCTCGTAACGCGAGAGGTGCTGCTCCAGCCAGTTGACCGAATCGGCGTCCAAATGATTGGTCGGCTCGTCGAGCAGCAGGATCGAGGGTTTCTGCAACAGCAGCCGCGCCAGCGCCACGCGGCGGCGCTCGCCGCCGGACAGCGTGTCCACGATCGCCTCGCCGGGCGGACACCGCAGCGCGTCCATCGCCTGCTCCACCATCGGGGCCACGTCCCACGCGCCCAGGTGCTCGATCTTCTCCTGCAGCTTCGCCTGCTTCTCGCTGATGGCGTCGCGCGCAGCGTCATCCGCCGCCTCGGACAGCTCGTCCCAGCTGGCGTCGTACGCCGCCGTCAAATCGGTGAGGTGCTTCACGCCCTCCTCGACGCAGGCGCGCACCGTGGCGCCGGCGGTGAGCTGCGGTTCCTGCGGCAGGAAACCCACCGGGTAACCCGGCTCGAAATGCACGCGCCCGTCGA is from Lacunisphaera limnophila and encodes:
- the ettA gene encoding energy-dependent translational throttle protein EttA codes for the protein MAQPEAPKIIFSMLGVSKKIERKEILRDISLSFYYGAKIGVLGLNGSGKSSLMRILAGIDTEIDGRVHFEPGYPVGFLPQEPQLTAGATVRACVEEGVKHLTDLTAAYDASWDELSEAADDAARDAISEKQAKLQEKIEHLGAWDVAPMVEQAMDALRCPPGEAIVDTLSGGERRRVALARLLLQKPSILLLDEPTNHLDADSVNWLEQHLSRYEGTVIAVTHDRYFLDNVAGWILELDHGHGLPFKGNYSSWLEQKQAMASVAERTESKRQKAMARELEWIRQSAKARVAKSQARISAYEAMLKQDVAEQEKKFEIIIPPGPRLGNLVVQAQQVAKAYGDKLLYDKLEFSLPPGGIVGIIGPNGAGKTTLFKLITGLEQPDAGTFKMGDTVKTAYVEQSRDSLEGDKTIWEVISGGQEIMQLGKRSVNSRAYCAQFGFTGADQSKKVGVLSGGERNRVLLARVLKSEANLLLLDEPTNDLDVNSIRALEEALETFAGCAVIISHDRWFLDRTATHIMAFEGDSYVHWFAGNYSSYLEDFKKRKGKDADQPHRIKYRKLTR